From a region of the Nitrospirota bacterium genome:
- a CDS encoding SDR family oxidoreductase yields MVAREVCVANQGTTRSFAVITGASRGIGAEYARVLAFRGYDLLLVARDRPKLELLASELTGRHQVQADIALLELSDPEAAHRLYQAARERRAAVDLLINNAGFGSSGDFIAMSMARIQAMLRLHVNTVVESCRLFLPGMVERRSGAIINVASTAGFMPIAGMTEYAATKSFLIAFSEALAEEVRPAGVRIQVCCPGATLTDFHQTAGSHQKGPFRAQTSAEVVAASLGALGSGRTVVTTHWSGALTDWLGRWVPRGLLARGAAWWMRRSKGS; encoded by the coding sequence ATTGTCGCGCGCGAGGTATGTGTGGCAAATCAAGGAACTACACGGTCCTTTGCCGTGATCACCGGGGCGTCCCGGGGGATTGGGGCCGAGTATGCCCGTGTGCTGGCCTTCCGTGGCTATGATCTCCTGTTGGTGGCGAGGGATCGTCCCAAGCTGGAACTGCTCGCCTCGGAATTGACGGGACGACACCAGGTACAAGCGGATATCGCGCTGCTGGAGCTGTCCGACCCGGAGGCGGCCCATCGGCTGTACCAGGCCGCGCGAGAGCGTCGTGCGGCGGTGGACCTCTTGATCAACAACGCCGGATTCGGGTCGAGCGGGGACTTTATCGCCATGTCGATGGCCCGCATCCAGGCCATGCTCCGGCTGCACGTGAATACCGTCGTCGAAAGCTGCCGGCTGTTTCTGCCCGGCATGGTCGAACGTCGGTCCGGCGCCATCATCAATGTGGCCTCGACGGCGGGTTTCATGCCGATTGCCGGCATGACGGAATATGCAGCGACGAAATCGTTCCTCATCGCCTTTTCGGAGGCCCTGGCCGAAGAGGTTCGCCCGGCCGGCGTGCGTATCCAGGTCTGCTGCCCCGGCGCCACGCTGACCGATTTTCATCAGACGGCCGGATCGCACCAGAAGGGTCCGTTCAGGGCCCAGACATCTGCGGAGGTCGTGGCCGCGTCCCTGGGGGCATTGGGTAGCGGGCGCACGGTCGTCACGACACACTGGAGCGGGGCACTGACCGATTGGCTGGGCCGGTGGGTGCCTAGGGGACTGCTCGCGAGAGGTGCCGCCTGGTGGATGAGGCGGTCAAAGGGAAGCTGA
- a CDS encoding tetratricopeptide repeat protein produces the protein MLTRNSRTATDPEVLMTASTPTASQLLGALTALLLTWGCTAVQTNHPQATDPFARIMAQGEQEFTQGQSDRAVASFSRAIRMEPARAEAWNALAFVKMHQGKRAEAVHDLSQATTLAPENVLYRNNLGVAYLELGNPASALDVLQEAVRLSPRSALALTHRGLAYRQLGRLDEALADFNAALDLDNRMAAAYANRAVVHALKRDFLLAKQDLDRAEALDRSLAEVYESRGLIQILTGEFDLAVQDLSQALALGATDNLLYFNRAVALSMLGDSASAQRDYQTSCQRGYTPACPFSQVHYSPPSSAAL, from the coding sequence ATGTTGACTCGGAACTCACGAACCGCCACCGACCCGGAGGTATTGATGACCGCCTCTACACCCACTGCGTCCCAACTGCTCGGCGCCCTGACGGCCCTCCTCCTCACTTGGGGCTGTACCGCTGTGCAGACAAACCATCCTCAGGCCACAGACCCCTTCGCCAGGATCATGGCGCAAGGCGAACAGGAGTTTACGCAGGGGCAGAGCGATCGAGCCGTGGCAAGCTTCTCGCGGGCGATCCGGATGGAACCGGCCAGAGCCGAGGCGTGGAATGCCTTGGCCTTCGTCAAAATGCACCAGGGAAAACGGGCGGAAGCCGTCCACGACCTATCCCAAGCCACCACGCTTGCTCCGGAGAACGTCCTCTATCGCAACAACCTCGGCGTCGCCTACCTCGAACTTGGGAATCCGGCTTCGGCGCTCGATGTCCTCCAGGAGGCGGTTCGACTTTCTCCCCGGTCGGCTCTGGCGCTCACCCATCGGGGGCTCGCCTATCGCCAGCTCGGACGGTTGGACGAAGCCTTGGCCGACTTCAACGCTGCCCTGGATCTTGATAATCGCATGGCAGCCGCCTATGCGAACAGGGCCGTGGTCCATGCCCTCAAGCGCGACTTTCTTCTGGCCAAACAAGACCTGGACCGGGCGGAAGCCCTCGACCGATCCCTTGCCGAGGTCTATGAGAGCCGCGGCTTGATCCAGATCCTGACGGGAGAATTCGACCTTGCGGTGCAGGATCTGTCTCAGGCTCTTGCGCTTGGAGCGACCGACAACCTCCTCTATTTCAACCGAGCCGTAGCCTTGTCCATGTTGGGCGACTCAGCCAGCGCCCAGCGGGACTATCAGACGTCTTGCCAACGTGGCTATACCCCAGCTTGTCCGTTCAGCCAAGTTCATTACTCGCCTCCCTCTTCCGCAGCCCTTTAA
- the clpB gene encoding ATP-dependent chaperone ClpB, producing MDMNRMTVKLQEALQTASAHAMRRSHQGIDVEHLVLALLEQTDGIATPLLEQAGISVPAISAAAEQVLAKLPQVQGGGATPGQLHLTSRLANVLSRAEQEMAGLKDEYLSVEHLLLAMTEEGGIFRKLGLTRDRLLAALQQVRGNQRITSQDPEGTYQALEKYGRDLTKLAGQGKLDPVIGRDEEIRRVIQILSRRTKNNPVLIGEPGVGKTAIVEGLAQRIVKGDVPEGLKQKRLIVLDMGALVAGAKFRGEFEERLKAVLKEIQAAQGQILLFIDELHTVVGAGAAEGSMDAANLLKPMLARGELHLIGATTLDEYRKHIEKDAALERRFQPVLVDQPSVEDTISILRGLKERYETHHGVRIKDAALVAAAKLSHRYIGDRFLPDKAIDLVDEAAARLRTDIDSLPAELDEVSRKVMQLEIEREALRKETDPGSKARLDTLELELAEKRRDMDALKARWEAEKASVGRLRKIRQQIEGARQQVERAERAYDLNRVAELRYGEIPKLERELSIEEQALVKKQGESRLLKEEVDEEDIALVVSRWTGIPVTRLMEGEMEKLLKLEDLLHQRVIGQDEAVRAVADAVLRARSGIKDPNRPIGSFLFLGPTGVGKTELARALAVTLFDDEANLIRIDMSEYMEKHTVARLIGAPPGYVGYEEGGQLTEAVRRHPFCVILFDEIEKAHHDVFNVLLQVLDDGRLTDSQGRTVDFKNTVLIMTSNLGSQNILDAQRHQASQEDVRALVMEELRQHFRPEFLNRVDETVVFHTLSADQLTKIVDIQLARLRSRLAERRIPLVLTPAALKQLATRGYDPIYGARPLKRLIQQEVETAIARLLIKGDLRDGDTATVDVKDGSVLVVPTVQASPD from the coding sequence ATGGATATGAATCGCATGACGGTGAAGCTGCAGGAAGCCCTGCAGACCGCCTCGGCCCACGCGATGCGGCGGAGTCACCAGGGCATTGACGTCGAACATCTGGTGCTGGCGCTGCTGGAGCAGACAGACGGCATTGCCACGCCGTTGCTGGAACAGGCGGGCATCTCGGTGCCGGCCATCAGCGCCGCCGCCGAGCAGGTCCTGGCCAAGCTCCCTCAAGTCCAGGGAGGCGGCGCCACGCCGGGACAGTTGCACCTGACCTCCCGCCTCGCCAACGTCCTCAGCCGCGCCGAACAGGAGATGGCCGGACTGAAGGACGAGTACTTGAGCGTGGAGCACCTGCTCCTGGCCATGACCGAAGAAGGCGGGATTTTCCGCAAACTGGGACTGACCCGCGATCGGCTCCTGGCAGCCCTGCAGCAGGTCCGCGGCAACCAGCGGATCACCAGCCAGGACCCGGAGGGCACCTACCAGGCCCTGGAGAAATACGGCCGCGACCTCACCAAACTGGCCGGTCAGGGCAAACTGGACCCGGTCATCGGACGCGACGAGGAAATCCGGCGCGTGATTCAAATTCTCTCGCGGCGCACGAAGAACAACCCGGTGCTGATCGGCGAGCCGGGCGTGGGCAAGACCGCCATCGTGGAAGGGCTTGCGCAACGGATCGTGAAAGGCGACGTGCCCGAAGGCTTGAAACAGAAACGCCTCATCGTACTGGACATGGGTGCGCTGGTGGCAGGAGCCAAGTTCCGCGGTGAATTCGAAGAGCGGCTGAAGGCCGTGCTCAAGGAGATCCAGGCGGCGCAGGGCCAGATCCTGCTGTTCATCGACGAACTGCACACCGTCGTGGGCGCCGGCGCGGCGGAAGGCTCGATGGACGCCGCCAACCTGCTCAAGCCCATGCTGGCGCGCGGCGAGTTGCACTTGATCGGCGCGACAACGCTGGACGAATACCGCAAGCACATCGAAAAGGACGCGGCGCTGGAGCGGCGGTTTCAGCCCGTGCTGGTGGATCAACCCTCGGTCGAGGACACGATTTCGATCCTGCGCGGACTGAAGGAACGGTACGAAACCCACCATGGCGTGCGGATCAAAGACGCGGCCCTCGTGGCAGCCGCCAAGCTGTCGCATCGCTACATCGGCGACCGGTTCCTGCCCGACAAGGCGATCGATCTGGTGGATGAAGCGGCGGCCCGCCTGCGCACCGACATCGACAGTTTGCCGGCCGAGCTGGACGAAGTGTCGCGCAAGGTGATGCAACTGGAGATCGAGCGCGAGGCCCTGCGCAAAGAAACCGATCCGGGCAGCAAGGCCCGGCTGGATACCCTGGAACTAGAGCTGGCGGAGAAACGCCGGGATATGGACGCGCTCAAAGCGCGCTGGGAGGCCGAAAAGGCTTCGGTGGGACGCCTGCGCAAGATTCGCCAACAGATCGAGGGCGCGCGTCAGCAGGTCGAGCGGGCGGAACGAGCCTACGACCTCAACCGGGTGGCGGAACTGCGCTATGGCGAGATCCCGAAGCTGGAGCGGGAACTCTCGATCGAAGAACAGGCCCTGGTTAAGAAGCAAGGCGAGAGCCGGCTCCTGAAGGAAGAAGTGGATGAAGAGGACATCGCGCTGGTGGTCAGCCGCTGGACCGGCATCCCCGTCACCCGGTTGATGGAAGGCGAGATGGAAAAGCTGCTCAAGCTGGAGGACCTCCTGCACCAGCGGGTGATCGGCCAGGATGAAGCGGTCCGGGCCGTAGCCGACGCCGTGCTCCGGGCCCGCTCCGGCATCAAGGACCCGAACCGGCCGATCGGCTCGTTCCTGTTTCTCGGTCCGACCGGCGTCGGCAAGACCGAGCTGGCCCGCGCCCTGGCCGTCACCCTCTTCGACGACGAGGCCAATTTGATTCGGATCGACATGTCCGAATACATGGAAAAGCATACAGTCGCGCGGCTCATCGGCGCCCCGCCCGGCTATGTGGGCTACGAGGAAGGCGGCCAGTTGACCGAAGCCGTGCGCCGGCATCCGTTCTGCGTCATCCTCTTCGACGAGATCGAAAAAGCGCACCACGACGTCTTCAACGTCCTGCTGCAGGTCCTGGACGACGGTCGGCTGACCGACTCGCAAGGCCGGACGGTGGACTTCAAGAACACCGTGTTGATCATGACCTCGAACCTCGGCAGCCAGAACATTTTGGACGCCCAGCGGCACCAGGCCTCGCAGGAAGACGTTCGGGCCCTGGTGATGGAAGAACTGCGCCAACACTTCCGCCCGGAGTTTCTCAACCGCGTGGATGAGACCGTGGTCTTCCACACGCTCAGCGCCGACCAACTGACGAAGATCGTGGACATCCAGCTGGCGCGGCTGCGGAGCCGCCTGGCGGAACGTCGCATCCCGCTGGTCCTCACGCCGGCGGCGCTCAAGCAGCTCGCCACGAGAGGCTACGATCCCATCTACGGAGCGCGTCCGCTCAAGCGGCTGATCCAGCAGGAGGTCGAAACGGCGATCGCGCGGCTCCTCATCAAGGGAGACCTGCGGGATGGAGACACGGCGACCGTGGACGTCAAGGACGGCTCGGTCCTGGTGGTCCCGACGGTGCAGGCGTCACCCGACTGA
- a CDS encoding Hsp20/alpha crystallin family protein yields MTLMTYTPFDRQIDQLFNETLGLRSKPAAAWAPRCNVYEDEQRFVVEAALPGMDAKEIDIQVEDGILTLAGERKTAHKPDQTYLVKEIGLGPFSRSFTLPTNVDQGKVAASYKQGVLVIELPKREETKPRRITIDAE; encoded by the coding sequence ATGACCCTGATGACATACACACCGTTTGATCGGCAGATCGATCAGCTCTTCAACGAGACGCTCGGGCTGCGGAGCAAACCCGCGGCGGCATGGGCACCTCGTTGCAACGTTTACGAGGATGAGCAGCGCTTTGTGGTAGAGGCGGCTCTGCCCGGGATGGATGCGAAGGAAATTGATATCCAGGTCGAGGATGGGATACTGACCTTGGCGGGCGAGCGCAAAACCGCGCACAAGCCCGACCAGACCTATCTGGTCAAGGAAATCGGCTTGGGACCATTTTCCCGGTCCTTCACGTTGCCGACCAACGTGGATCAGGGAAAGGTCGCCGCATCCTACAAGCAAGGCGTGCTGGTGATCGAACTGCCCAAGCGCGAGGAAACCAAACCGCGCCG